A single region of the Microlunatus panaciterrae genome encodes:
- a CDS encoding alpha/beta fold hydrolase, with protein sequence MILLHGGLASGEMFGPILPALAERHQVIAVDLQGHGRTADIDRPIDIRLMADDISALIDHLTLEKPDVVGYSLGGGVALFTAVKYPEKVGKLVSAAANVRRNAIPADMLAQQAQVNAAAIPFMKDTPMYRLYQRVAPRPEDFGRLLDKMGESMSKDFDYSEEVRGLQVPTLIVAADADMAPPSHYVEVFKLLDGGLRDGGWMGEGRPKGGHALAILPGLTHYNLGTSPLFAAVTLNFLDGQE encoded by the coding sequence ATGATCCTGCTGCACGGCGGACTCGCCTCGGGGGAGATGTTCGGGCCGATACTTCCCGCCCTGGCGGAGCGCCACCAGGTCATCGCGGTCGACCTCCAGGGGCATGGCCGTACAGCAGACATCGACCGGCCGATCGACATCCGGCTCATGGCCGACGACATTTCGGCTCTCATCGACCACCTCACACTCGAGAAGCCGGACGTTGTGGGCTACTCACTCGGTGGCGGTGTAGCGCTCTTCACCGCAGTGAAGTATCCGGAGAAGGTGGGAAAGCTCGTCAGCGCAGCTGCGAATGTGCGGCGTAACGCGATCCCGGCGGACATGCTCGCGCAGCAGGCCCAGGTGAATGCGGCGGCGATTCCCTTCATGAAGGACACCCCGATGTACCGGCTGTACCAGCGCGTCGCGCCGCGGCCGGAAGACTTCGGACGGCTGCTGGACAAGATGGGCGAGTCGATGAGCAAAGACTTCGACTACAGCGAGGAGGTTCGAGGTTTGCAGGTGCCCACGCTCATCGTCGCCGCCGATGCCGACATGGCGCCGCCCAGCCACTATGTCGAGGTGTTCAAGTTGCTTGACGGCGGCCTACGCGACGGCGGCTGGATGGGTGAGGGGCGACCGAAAGGCGGCCACGCGCTCGCGATCCTGCCCGGACTGACCCACTACAACCTGGGCACCTCACCCCTCTTCGCCGCGGTGACCCTGAACTTTCTCGACGGCCAGGAGTGA
- a CDS encoding phytanoyl-CoA dioxygenase family protein, producing the protein MITIDVPEADRTAGQLSGDALREAVEALRIDGFVVLNDVVDLAHLDILHERMIADVRALQARSDAPYNWTAGNLQQDPPPFPPYLFDDVLLNPFVISVTSAVLGPRIKNVMYGGNTSLPSDQRQPVHADHAHLWPTSMLEGPHPAAQLVVNVATVDVSPENGATEIWPGTHRELGVGVGDDIKIGPEALEARRAICPPMQPTVRRGSVLIRDIRLWHAGMPNHTTAPRPMIAMVHSSQWLATGNPLVFPTGTEPFFDHPILITAATFTDDPIDHIHAPRGHEYDRNAAAAAL; encoded by the coding sequence ATGATCACGATCGACGTTCCCGAGGCTGATCGCACTGCCGGGCAGCTGTCCGGCGATGCCCTGCGGGAGGCGGTGGAGGCGTTGCGCATCGACGGTTTCGTCGTGTTGAACGATGTCGTCGACCTGGCCCATCTCGATATCCTGCACGAACGGATGATCGCTGATGTCAGGGCCCTGCAGGCGCGATCGGACGCACCATACAACTGGACCGCGGGCAACCTCCAGCAGGATCCACCACCGTTCCCGCCGTACCTCTTCGACGACGTCCTGCTCAACCCGTTCGTCATCTCGGTCACCTCGGCGGTGCTGGGCCCGCGGATCAAGAACGTCATGTACGGCGGCAACACCTCGCTGCCGAGTGATCAGCGCCAGCCTGTGCACGCCGACCACGCCCACCTGTGGCCGACCAGCATGCTCGAAGGCCCGCACCCGGCGGCCCAGCTGGTGGTGAATGTGGCCACCGTCGACGTCTCGCCGGAGAACGGCGCCACCGAGATCTGGCCCGGCACCCACCGCGAGCTCGGCGTCGGTGTCGGCGATGACATCAAGATCGGACCCGAGGCGCTTGAGGCCCGCCGCGCGATCTGCCCGCCGATGCAGCCCACGGTCCGGCGGGGCAGCGTGCTCATCCGCGACATTCGGCTCTGGCATGCCGGCATGCCCAACCACACCACTGCACCGCGGCCGATGATCGCCATGGTCCACAGCAGCCAGTGGCTGGCCACCGGCAATCCGCTGGTTTTTCCGACCGGGACCGAACCCTTCTTCGACCACCCGATCCTCATCACCGCGGCCACCTTCACCGACGACCCGATCGACCACATCCACGCTCCCCGTGGTCACGAGTACGACCGGAACGCGGCCGCAGCTGCGCTCTAG
- a CDS encoding flavodoxin domain-containing protein, protein MNVLVAYATRHGSTAGIAERIAAALGTAGVSAEAHPVSEVADLTPYDAFVIGGAAYMYHWLKDATAFVKRHRAELAERPVWLFSSGPLGTDRVDKEGRDVLETGQPKEFEELKGLLHPRGEQVFFGAWDPSAPPVGIGERLLRHMPASKEALPAGDFRDWPAIEAWAAEIAEALKSGEAPVN, encoded by the coding sequence ATGAATGTCCTCGTCGCCTACGCCACCAGACACGGTTCGACTGCCGGGATAGCTGAGCGGATCGCCGCAGCTCTCGGCACGGCGGGAGTGTCGGCCGAGGCGCACCCGGTGAGCGAGGTCGCCGACCTCACGCCCTACGACGCGTTCGTCATCGGTGGCGCCGCCTACATGTACCACTGGCTGAAGGACGCGACCGCCTTCGTCAAACGCCACCGGGCAGAGCTGGCCGAGCGGCCGGTGTGGCTCTTCAGCAGCGGTCCGCTCGGCACTGACCGGGTGGACAAGGAGGGCCGAGATGTCCTGGAGACTGGCCAGCCCAAGGAGTTCGAGGAACTCAAGGGTCTGCTTCACCCGCGTGGCGAGCAGGTCTTCTTCGGCGCCTGGGACCCCTCCGCACCTCCGGTCGGGATCGGTGAGCGTCTGCTGCGCCACATGCCTGCCTCCAAGGAGGCGCTGCCCGCCGGCGACTTTCGCGACTGGCCGGCTATCGAGGCCTGGGCGGCCGAGATCGCGGAAGCCCTCAAGTCGGGCGAGGCGCCCGTCAACTAG
- a CDS encoding RGCVC family protein, whose translation MNTIPPVVLPDVLCPTCHHPLSAHDAISSRWCAVTGSGVGHRECICSGVTHQRVPAHY comes from the coding sequence ATGAACACCATTCCTCCGGTCGTCCTCCCCGACGTGCTGTGCCCGACCTGCCACCATCCGTTGTCAGCGCACGACGCGATCAGCTCGCGTTGGTGCGCCGTCACCGGGTCGGGAGTGGGCCATCGCGAATGCATCTGCTCCGGCGTGACGCACCAGCGGGTACCGGCTCACTATTGA
- a CDS encoding SRPBCC family protein — protein MTAATQVERSFTITRRLDAPRELVFQAWTDPDQLAQWFAGEMPSQGIATTVDLRVGGCWRLHMIEDENRSYMTGGIYHEIVPPEKLVFSFGAIDGWPQLDPSNLDDAPLVTITLDEMNGATEMVLQVAFADRLTDDRVREWLATGMTEGWNITLDRLAPYLHGMVG, from the coding sequence ATGACTGCAGCAACCCAGGTGGAACGCAGCTTCACCATCACCCGACGGCTGGACGCCCCCCGGGAGCTCGTCTTCCAGGCCTGGACCGACCCGGATCAGCTGGCGCAGTGGTTCGCAGGCGAGATGCCGAGCCAGGGCATCGCCACCACCGTGGACCTGCGAGTAGGCGGCTGCTGGCGCCTTCACATGATCGAGGACGAAAACAGGTCGTACATGACAGGCGGGATCTACCACGAGATCGTTCCGCCGGAGAAGCTGGTGTTCAGCTTCGGCGCCATCGACGGCTGGCCGCAGCTCGACCCCAGCAACCTCGATGACGCACCCCTCGTCACGATCACCCTGGACGAGATGAACGGTGCCACCGAGATGGTGTTACAAGTCGCCTTCGCCGACCGGCTGACCGATGATCGCGTCCGCGAGTGGCTCGCCACCGGCATGACCGAGGGGTGGAATATCACCCTCGACCGCCTCGCCCCATACCTGCACGGGATGGTCGGCTGA
- a CDS encoding ArsR/SmtB family transcription factor: protein MPDPLSAIFAALADPTRRAILAQLARGESTVNELAAPHPISLPAVSRHLKVLQNAGLVVKGRDAQWRPCRLDPTPLHDVDAWLASYREFFDGRLDRLEEHLKTLGGGRRTPAGAAQPNQPGSTQQHDRKNRPTKERST, encoded by the coding sequence ATGCCGGATCCGCTCAGCGCGATCTTTGCAGCGCTGGCCGACCCCACCCGGCGGGCCATCCTGGCGCAGCTGGCGAGGGGCGAGTCGACGGTGAACGAGCTGGCGGCACCCCATCCCATCAGCCTGCCGGCGGTGTCCCGACACCTGAAGGTGCTGCAGAACGCCGGCCTGGTGGTCAAGGGCCGCGATGCCCAGTGGCGACCCTGCCGGCTCGACCCGACACCGCTGCATGACGTCGATGCCTGGCTGGCGAGCTACCGCGAGTTCTTCGACGGCCGCCTCGACCGCCTCGAGGAGCACCTCAAGACCCTGGGGGGCGGCCGACGAACGCCCGCCGGCGCTGCTCAGCCGAACCAGCCCGGCAGCACTCAACAGCACGACCGGAAGAACCGACCGACGAAGGAGAGATCAACATGA